A stretch of DNA from Nyctibius grandis isolate bNycGra1 unplaced genomic scaffold, bNycGra1.pri scaffold_190_arrow_ctg1, whole genome shotgun sequence:
CCGAGGAAGCACCAGGGACAGGGTGTCCTCTCCCGCCCATCTCATCCCCCCCCCGtgcctgtgtccccccccccgagCCGCCCTCGTGTCGTTGGTTTAAAGTCTGCCTTGtctgctgccccctccccgtgccccagcTCTGCCGTTCCTCCGCCTTCACCCCCATTAAAGCCCCCAGTGCCCAGCGCTGGTGTCACTGGTTCGGCTCGTTGGCCCCGGACAAAGGTGGCTCCGGTGGCCATGAGTAATGCGACGCCGGCCACGAGCCACGCTGGCCGCAGCCTGTCCCCACGGAGCCACCCCAGCCGTTCTGCTGACCCAAAAAGATGCCAAAACCCGCAGGTCTGATACTGGGAGCCGGGGAAACAGCCCACAGCTCCCCAGTTCGGTGTCCTGCCGCACTGGGAGCTGCCTCCCCGCGTCGGGGTTCGCCTTGCCCtactcccctcttcccctgcgCTCCGGGGGCTCGTTAATCTGCGGCTAACGAGCCGCCTCTGtccccatctccctcctccATGGCCAAGGACGGTGGGGGGGGGTTTGCCAGGGCTCAGCCCCATCCAGGAGCAAACCCCGCTGCCCCCGTGGCCACCAACAACAGCGCTGGGGGCACACGGAGCCCCCCGGGCACCCGCTGGGGGACCAgcagcccccccagacccctccccaTGACCCCCCCCGCCGAGCGGGGCCGCCCCGAGGCTCCCGGGGCGCGCGGTGCCTCTCGCCGGATCCTGCTCCCCGAGGGAGCACCCAGAGCCctgccgggggctgcgggggaacggcagagccccctccccacccccgcagcacccaccaccctcgtccccagccccgccgggctCAGCCATCGGCACGGCTGGAGCGAgaccccgtcccctccccgcaTCCCCCTCTGTGTCCGCCGTGTCCCCATCACCACcaggcatttcattttcattttttttttattttcttccttttttttgtgtgtttttttttcttttttttgtgtgtgtttttttgtcttgtttttttgttgtgtccTGTCTGTGCTCCCGTCCGCCTCCCGCCCCGCGTCCTGCTCCAAAGACCATCGTGCGGGGCAGCAAAGCGGCCCAGGACGGCTCCCTCGCCTGGCTGCTGGACGAGTTTGAGAACATGTCCGTGTCCCGTTCCAATTCTCTGCGCAGGGACAGCCCCCCCttcccgccccgccgccaccaccaccaccaccagctctGCCACGAGAACGGCCTCCCCGAGGGCCCGGCGGCCGCCACCACCCAGGAGAAGAGTCGCCGCGGGGCCCGGAGCGAGATAGAGCAGGGCAAGGAAAGACCCCGGGCGAGGGACGACCAGCGcgcccaccaccaccagcaccaccagcagccCCGCGGGCAGGACCCCggccccaaaccccctccctcggcccgcccgccccctcCCGAGTACCCCAAAACCCCGGCCGACCGCGACGGCTGGCGGGACCCCGCCGCCGACAGGGACTGCGGCGAGCCGGTGGTGCGGCGGGAGCGCCCCGAGCCGCCCCCCCCCGACAAGCGCCCCAAATCCACCCACGCCGGCGAGAGCAGCCCGCAGCAGCCCCCCCGCGACAAACGCCCCCTCTCCGGGCCCAGTATGCGGACTCCCCACATCCCCGTCTCCGAAGGGGTGATGAAGACGGCGCAGCAGACGGGACGGCCCTTTAACACCTACCCCCGGGCCGAGACCGACCCCGGCAGGGGCGCGGGCTCCCAGGtaaagcccccccccccccccccaccccaactcCCCCGGAGCCGCTTGGCAGCCGCCTCCTTCCTCAGCAAAGCTTCTCTCCTCGCTCTGCCTCTCCTCGGACGGCCGCCTCTCTCCTCGCTTGCACCGGGAACCGGATTAACGCCGGTAGAACCGGATTAACGCCGGTAGATCCGGATTAACGCCGGTAGAACCGGTGCGCGCCGCAGCCCGCGCTGCGCTCCCCTTCCCGGTGGCCCCGTCTCCACAGCGGCCGCCACCtcctctccccgctccccccggctcccccctcTCCTCCGGCAGCCCCCCGGTGCCCCGTGGCAACCCCCCCGCGGCCGCGCGCCCCCCGCCTGAcgcccctcctctcctcccccccccccccgcaggcaGAGCACCGGCCGGCGCGGCCGCAGGAGGCGGCGTCCAACGGGCCggtgagcggcggcggcggcggcggctcccgaGCCCACCCGCCCGGGCCGCCGCGGCCCAAGAACCCCGAGCAACCCCCCGCCGGCCTCACCCCGCACGCCTCGGACCCCCACCTCGCCCGCCCGCCGGCGGGGCCGCAGCAGCCGCGCTCGCCGCAGCGTGAGCCGCAGCGCGTGTCGCACGAGCAGTTCCGGGCGGCGCTGCAGATGGTGGTGGACCCCGGCGACCCCCGCACCTACCTGGACAACTTCATCAAGATCGGCGAGGGCTCCACCGGCGTCGTCTGCATCGCCACCGTGCGCAGCACCGGCAAGCTGGTGGCCGTCAAGAAGATGGACCTGCGCAAGCAGCAGCGCCGCGAGCTGCTCTTCAACGAGGTGAGGGGGAGCGgggacccccagggaccccctgcTCTGAGGTGGGGTCTCGGggaccccccagggaccccctgcTTTGGGGTGGGGTCTCAGGGACCCCCCGGGGACCCCCTGCTCTGGGGTGGGGTCTCGGGGACCCTCGTGGGGACCCTCAGCCCCTGCTTCGGGGTGGGGTGGGCTTAACGAGGTGAGGTGGAGTGGGGACCCCTTGGGGACCCTCATGAGGTCCCTCAGCCCCGGAGggtccctcagcccctgctTTGGGTGGGGTCTTGGAGACCCCCATGGGGACCCTCAGCCCCTGCTTTGAGGTGGGGTCTCGGGGACCCCTCGGGAACCCCCTGCCTTGGGGTGGGGTCTCGGGGACCCCCCAGGGACCCACTGCTTTGGGGTGGGGTCTCGGGGACCCCCTGCTTCAGGGTGGGGTCTCAGGGACCCCCCAGGGATCCCCTGCTTTGGGGTGGGGTCTTGGGGACCTCCGTGGGGACCCTCAGCCCCTGCTTTGGGGTGGggtccctcagcccctgctctgaGGTGGGGTCTCG
This window harbors:
- the PAK4 gene encoding serine/threonine-protein kinase PAK 4, yielding MFSKKKKRLEISAPSNFEHRVHTGYDQQEQKFTGLPRQWQGIIEESAKRPKPLVDPVCITAIQHGSQKTIVRGSKAAQDGSLAWLLDEFENMSVSRSNSLRRDSPPFPPRRHHHHHQLCHENGLPEGPAAATTQEKSRRGARSEIEQGKERPRARDDQRAHHHQHHQQPRGQDPGPKPPPSARPPPPEYPKTPADRDGWRDPAADRDCGEPVVRRERPEPPPPDKRPKSTHAGESSPQQPPRDKRPLSGPSMRTPHIPVSEGVMKTAQQTGRPFNTYPRAETDPGRGAGSQAEHRPARPQEAASNGPVSGGGGGGSRAHPPGPPRPKNPEQPPAGLTPHASDPHLARPPAGPQQPRSPQREPQRVSHEQFRAALQMVVDPGDPRTYLDNFIKIGEGSTGVVCIATVRSTGKLVAVKKMDLRKQQRRELLFNEVVIMRDYQHENVVEMYNSYLVGDELWVVMEFLEGGALTDIVTHTRMNEEQIAAVCLAVLRALAVLHAQGVIHRDIKSDSILLTHDGRVKLSDFGFCAQVNKEVPRRKSLVGTPYWMAPELISRLPYGPEVDIWSLGVMVIEMVDGEPPYFNEPPLKAMKMIRDNLPPKLKNAHKVSPSLKGFLERMLVRDPAQRATATELLQHPFLRQAGPPACIVPLMRQHRLR